A genomic stretch from Arthrobacter sp. KBS0702 includes:
- the arfB gene encoding alternative ribosome rescue aminoacyl-tRNA hydrolase ArfB — translation MDLEVPPALTIPASELGWRFSRSSGPGGQHVNTSDSRVELSWNVAESGVLSDGQRLRLVTRLGQRLVDGVLTVSASERRSQLRNREIALAKLSALVAEGLAPEPARRRATKPTRASNRRRLAAKEQRAATKQQRRRPPAE, via the coding sequence ATGGATCTGGAGGTGCCGCCCGCGCTCACGATCCCGGCGTCCGAACTCGGCTGGCGGTTTTCGCGGTCGTCCGGGCCGGGCGGCCAGCACGTCAACACCTCGGACAGCCGCGTCGAGCTGTCCTGGAATGTCGCCGAGTCCGGGGTGCTTTCGGACGGCCAACGGTTGCGGCTGGTCACGCGGCTGGGACAACGCCTCGTCGACGGGGTGCTCACGGTATCCGCGTCCGAGCGGCGCTCCCAGCTGCGCAACCGCGAGATCGCCCTGGCCAAGCTTTCCGCCCTCGTGGCAGAAGGCCTTGCTCCTGAGCCGGCCCGCCGCCGCGCCACAAAACCCACCCGGGCCTCGAACCGCCGCCGCCTCGCAGCGAAAGAGCAACGGGCAGCGACGAAGCAGCAGCGAAGGCGGCCGCCCGCCGAGTGA
- a CDS encoding DUF1992 domain-containing protein encodes MSGGGGSAFRRRVERAAELRSIRASGSTVQENDELSAAEEELRQKRAAVDDAAKAEYLIRDAMAQGKFDNLKYAGKPVPGLGEVYDPDWWVKGLLQRENITGLGPTAILLRTEDAALDDRLDEQFSEKQVRDILADFNTRVIDARRQLQGGPPVVTRTRDVDAELARWRERRAALAAAAAAAAPEPEPRRPWWRRLGSRG; translated from the coding sequence ATGAGCGGCGGGGGAGGCTCGGCGTTCCGGCGCCGGGTGGAACGGGCGGCGGAGTTGCGCTCGATCCGGGCCAGCGGCAGCACGGTCCAGGAAAATGACGAGCTCAGCGCGGCCGAGGAGGAACTCCGGCAGAAACGGGCCGCGGTGGACGACGCCGCCAAGGCCGAATACCTGATCCGCGACGCCATGGCCCAGGGTAAGTTCGACAACCTGAAGTACGCCGGCAAACCCGTCCCGGGCCTCGGCGAGGTGTACGACCCGGACTGGTGGGTGAAGGGGCTACTCCAGCGCGAGAACATCACCGGGCTGGGCCCGACGGCCATCCTGCTGCGCACCGAGGATGCCGCACTAGATGACCGCCTGGACGAGCAGTTCTCGGAGAAACAGGTGCGGGACATCCTGGCGGACTTCAACACCCGGGTGATCGACGCCCGGAGGCAGCTTCAGGGTGGGCCGCCGGTGGTCACGCGGACCCGCGACGTCGACGCGGAGCTGGCGAGGTGGCGCGAACGCCGGGCCGCGCTGGCTGCCGCGGCTGCCGCTGCAGCGCCCGAACCGGAACCCCGGCGGCCCTGGTGGCGGCGCCTCGGGAGCCGAGGCTAG
- a CDS encoding MBL fold metallo-hydrolase, which produces MGAPAIDFTSVVPRPGTLDVSWIHGSESAKHNTDPDIQVHAYDEHTFVLRQNMAVNYEAPFMFLLFGNARAVLIDTGATAAAEFFPLRRVVDGLMEAWLAAHPRDGYGLLVLHTHPHGDHVAGDGQFAGRPGTLVVDAGQPSAWDFFGFEDDDGGGPPARVDLGGRVLQCWPSPGHHSAAVTFYDRYTGFLLTGDTVYPGRLYIHDWPAFVRTIDLLVRFCAANPVSHVLGCHIEMTGAPGVDYPVYTTYQPDEPPLQMTVDQLGDLRRAIDEVDGRPGRHVFPDFVLCMDGD; this is translated from the coding sequence ATGGGCGCTCCAGCGATCGACTTCACCTCCGTCGTGCCCCGGCCCGGCACCCTCGACGTGTCCTGGATCCACGGCTCGGAGTCCGCGAAGCACAACACGGATCCGGACATCCAGGTCCACGCCTACGATGAACACACCTTCGTGCTCCGCCAGAACATGGCGGTTAACTACGAGGCGCCGTTTATGTTCCTGCTGTTCGGCAATGCCCGGGCCGTGCTGATCGACACCGGGGCCACCGCCGCAGCCGAGTTCTTCCCGCTCCGCCGCGTCGTCGACGGCCTGATGGAGGCCTGGCTCGCAGCCCACCCGCGCGACGGCTACGGGCTGCTGGTCCTGCACACGCATCCGCACGGCGACCATGTTGCGGGGGACGGCCAGTTCGCCGGCCGGCCCGGTACCCTCGTGGTGGACGCCGGGCAGCCCAGCGCGTGGGACTTCTTCGGATTTGAGGACGACGACGGCGGCGGCCCGCCGGCCCGGGTGGACCTGGGCGGGCGGGTGCTGCAATGCTGGCCGAGCCCCGGGCACCACAGCGCCGCTGTCACCTTCTACGACAGGTACACCGGGTTCCTGCTGACCGGCGACACCGTCTACCCCGGACGCCTCTATATCCACGACTGGCCGGCCTTCGTCCGCACCATCGACCTGCTGGTGCGTTTCTGCGCGGCGAACCCGGTCAGCCACGTCCTGGGCTGCCACATTGAGATGACTGGGGCGCCCGGCGTCGACTACCCGGTCTACACCACCTACCAGCCGGACGAGCCCCCGCTGCAGATGACCGTGGACCAACTGGGGGACCTCCGGCGGGCCATCGACGAGGTGGACGGACGGCCGGGACGGCACGTGTTTCCCGACTTCGTACTCTGCATGGACGGGGACTGA
- a CDS encoding long-chain-fatty-acid--CoA ligase, translating into MEHIDQQSWVKNYQPGVPAEIELPTESLVAMLERSVAEAGSAPALEFFGRRTSYTELGEQVDRAAEGLRRLGVRAGDRVALILPNCPQHVVAFYAVLRLGAVVVEHNPLYTSRELRHQFEDHQARVVIAWDKAAAAVREFPADIEIDHVVSVNLLEAFPAAKRIALSLPVKKLRETRASLTAPAPGTMPWKELLGHGRIDPAHPRPAVTDLAAIQYTSGTTGRPKGAMLTHFNLYANALQGEAWMAGAEYRKEVFYAILPMFHAFGMTLYLTYGIRKQGLLVLFPKFDPDLVLAAMKKSPATIYCAVPPIYERTAMAAKEKGVSLRSCKYCISGAMNLPDHVVELWESVSGGLLVEGYGMTESSPVALGNPFHPTRRTGTIGVPFPSTLMKVVDLENPAVEVPQGQPGELLIKGPQVFQGYWNNPEETAKTLTADGWLRTGDVVTVDEDGFTTVVDRAKELIITGGFNVSPTEVEAVLRLHPDVRDAAVVGKPLERGGELVVAAVELEPGTALDEEALRLHCREHLAGYKVPRRIVPIQDLPRSMLGKILRKQVREQVLPGL; encoded by the coding sequence ATGGAGCATATTGACCAGCAGTCCTGGGTGAAGAACTACCAGCCGGGGGTCCCGGCCGAGATTGAACTGCCCACGGAGTCGCTGGTGGCAATGCTGGAGCGGTCCGTGGCGGAGGCAGGCAGCGCCCCCGCCCTGGAATTCTTCGGCCGCCGGACCAGCTACACCGAGCTCGGCGAACAGGTGGACCGGGCCGCCGAGGGCCTGCGCCGGCTCGGTGTCCGGGCCGGCGACCGGGTTGCCCTGATCCTGCCCAACTGCCCGCAGCACGTCGTCGCCTTCTACGCGGTGCTGCGCCTGGGCGCCGTCGTGGTCGAGCACAACCCGCTGTACACGTCCCGCGAACTCCGCCACCAGTTCGAGGACCACCAGGCCCGCGTCGTGATCGCCTGGGACAAGGCCGCGGCCGCGGTCCGCGAGTTCCCGGCGGACATCGAAATCGACCACGTGGTCTCGGTCAACCTGCTGGAGGCCTTCCCCGCGGCCAAGCGCATCGCCCTGTCCCTGCCGGTGAAGAAGCTGCGCGAGACACGGGCGTCATTGACGGCCCCCGCACCCGGAACCATGCCCTGGAAGGAACTCCTCGGCCACGGCCGGATCGACCCCGCGCACCCGCGCCCCGCGGTAACCGACCTCGCCGCCATCCAGTACACCTCGGGCACCACCGGCCGGCCCAAGGGGGCGATGCTCACGCACTTCAACCTCTACGCCAACGCTCTGCAGGGCGAGGCCTGGATGGCCGGCGCCGAGTACCGCAAGGAAGTCTTCTATGCGATCCTGCCGATGTTCCACGCCTTCGGCATGACGCTCTACCTGACCTACGGCATCCGCAAGCAGGGCCTGCTGGTCCTCTTCCCCAAGTTCGACCCGGACCTGGTGCTGGCAGCGATGAAGAAATCGCCCGCCACCATCTACTGTGCGGTCCCGCCGATCTACGAGCGCACCGCCATGGCCGCGAAGGAGAAAGGCGTCTCGCTGCGGTCCTGCAAGTACTGCATTTCCGGCGCCATGAACCTGCCGGACCACGTGGTGGAGCTCTGGGAATCGGTCTCCGGCGGCCTGCTCGTTGAGGGCTACGGTATGACCGAATCCTCCCCGGTGGCGCTCGGCAACCCCTTCCACCCGACCCGCCGCACCGGCACCATCGGGGTGCCGTTCCCCTCAACCCTCATGAAGGTCGTCGACCTCGAAAACCCCGCCGTGGAGGTCCCGCAAGGCCAGCCCGGCGAACTGCTGATCAAGGGCCCGCAGGTGTTCCAGGGCTACTGGAACAACCCGGAAGAGACCGCGAAGACCCTCACCGCCGACGGCTGGCTGCGAACCGGCGACGTGGTGACCGTGGACGAGGACGGCTTCACCACCGTGGTGGACCGGGCCAAGGAACTCATCATCACCGGTGGCTTCAACGTCTCGCCCACCGAGGTCGAAGCCGTGCTGCGCCTGCACCCGGACGTCCGGGACGCCGCCGTCGTGGGCAAGCCGCTGGAACGCGGCGGCGAACTGGTGGTGGCCGCCGTCGAACTGGAACCGGGCACCGCACTGGACGAGGAAGCGCTGCGCCTCCACTGCCGCGAGCACCTCGCCGGCTACAAGGTTCCGCGCCGGATCGTCCCCATCCAGGACCTGCCGCGCTCGATGCTCGGCAAGATCCTCCGGAAGCAGGTCCGCGAACAGGTCCTGCCGGGGCTGTAG
- a CDS encoding SDR family NAD(P)-dependent oxidoreductase: MGNEASWQETITPGRFAGKTVIVTGAGSGIGLATALRVAKEGGRVVAADISKERLDDLVTQNAGLDLVPVAGDISTEETVATVVAAAGGRVDALANVAGIMDNFAPVHEVDDAVWERVFRINVTALMRLSRAVVPLMLEAGTGSVVNVTSEAGLRGSAAGAAYTASKHAVVGLTKNSTVMYGPKGLRFNAVAPGATITNIVADWGSQLAAERLGPLMGANIPTPATAAQLAASITFLLSDDGTNVNGAILASDGGWSAL; encoded by the coding sequence ATGGGCAACGAAGCTTCATGGCAGGAAACCATCACTCCGGGCCGTTTCGCCGGCAAAACCGTGATCGTTACGGGCGCAGGCTCCGGCATCGGGCTGGCCACCGCGCTGCGCGTCGCGAAGGAGGGCGGCAGGGTGGTCGCGGCGGACATCAGCAAGGAACGCCTAGATGACCTCGTGACCCAGAACGCAGGCCTGGATCTTGTGCCGGTGGCAGGCGACATCTCCACCGAGGAGACCGTCGCCACCGTCGTGGCCGCCGCGGGCGGGCGCGTGGATGCGCTCGCGAACGTCGCGGGCATCATGGACAACTTTGCCCCGGTCCACGAGGTGGACGACGCCGTCTGGGAGCGGGTCTTCCGGATCAACGTCACGGCCCTGATGCGCCTGAGCCGCGCCGTTGTCCCGTTGATGCTCGAGGCCGGCACCGGCTCTGTGGTCAACGTGACTTCCGAGGCCGGGCTGCGGGGGTCCGCCGCCGGTGCCGCCTACACCGCGTCGAAGCACGCCGTCGTCGGCCTGACCAAGAACTCCACCGTGATGTACGGGCCGAAGGGCCTGCGCTTCAATGCGGTGGCACCCGGGGCAACTATCACCAACATCGTGGCGGACTGGGGCTCCCAGCTGGCCGCCGAGCGGCTGGGCCCGCTGATGGGCGCCAACATCCCGACCCCGGCCACGGCGGCGCAGCTGGCGGCGTCGATCACCTTCCTGCTCAGCGACGACGGCACCAACGTCAACGGTGCCATTCTCGCGTCCGACGGCGGCTGGTCCGCGCTGTAG
- a CDS encoding TspO/MBR family protein — MLLNVEQSARGTSAPGSRPWRQIAALVVFLAASLAVSLLGSLPIRMNGGWYAAADKAPWTPPAWMFSSAWLALYAAMALAAWLVWRQQLFPRRKALTVYAGLLLLNLSWPLMFFGLYPVLGTAALWLALLVIAAHAAVATVAVLRFGPISTTAGLLMLPYVSWLVFSASLNLYAAVHN; from the coding sequence GTGCTCTTGAACGTTGAACAAAGCGCCCGGGGCACCTCTGCCCCCGGCAGCCGCCCGTGGCGGCAGATTGCTGCCCTCGTCGTTTTTCTCGCGGCGTCCCTGGCGGTATCGCTGCTGGGCTCCCTGCCGATCAGGATGAACGGCGGCTGGTACGCGGCGGCAGACAAGGCGCCGTGGACCCCGCCCGCCTGGATGTTCAGCTCGGCCTGGCTGGCGCTCTACGCGGCGATGGCCCTGGCGGCATGGCTCGTCTGGCGGCAGCAGCTCTTCCCGCGCCGGAAGGCCCTTACGGTCTATGCCGGCCTGCTGCTGCTGAATTTGTCGTGGCCGCTAATGTTCTTCGGCCTGTACCCGGTGCTGGGGACCGCCGCCCTGTGGCTGGCGCTGCTGGTGATCGCAGCCCACGCCGCGGTGGCGACCGTTGCCGTGCTGCGCTTCGGGCCGATCAGCACGACGGCGGGCCTGCTGATGCTGCCCTACGTTTCGTGGCTGGTGTTCTCGGCCAGCCTGAACCTGTACGCCGCGGTTCACAACTAG
- a CDS encoding SRPBCC domain-containing protein has translation MTVISSVKNLEALSLSVVAEFDAGVERVWQIWEDPRQLERWWGPPTWPATFEKHDFVPGGEASYYMTGPDGEKARGWWRFVAIDAPHSLSFDDGFSDDNGEPVAEMGTIHGVVTLEPIGDRTRMTVLSTFETEDQMEKIVAMGMEEGMKGALGQVDAILAEPVRA, from the coding sequence ATGACAGTCATCAGTTCAGTCAAGAATCTTGAGGCGCTGAGCCTCAGCGTCGTCGCGGAGTTTGACGCCGGCGTCGAGCGTGTCTGGCAGATCTGGGAGGATCCGCGCCAGCTGGAGCGCTGGTGGGGGCCGCCCACCTGGCCGGCCACCTTCGAGAAGCACGACTTTGTCCCGGGCGGCGAGGCCAGCTACTACATGACCGGCCCCGACGGAGAGAAGGCCCGCGGCTGGTGGCGGTTCGTCGCCATTGATGCCCCGCACAGCCTGTCGTTCGACGACGGCTTCTCGGACGACAACGGCGAGCCGGTGGCCGAGATGGGCACGATCCACGGCGTCGTGACGCTCGAACCGATCGGTGACCGCACCCGGATGACGGTGCTCTCCACCTTCGAGACCGAGGACCAGATGGAGAAGATCGTCGCCATGGGCATGGAGGAAGGCATGAAGGGGGCGCTGGGCCAGGTGGACGCTATCCTCGCCGAACCCGTCCGCGCCTGA
- a CDS encoding helix-turn-helix transcriptional regulator, which translates to MVVDQLSDEAVDRLFQAFADSTRRDIVRRVTVGEYSVSGLAALYAMSFAAVQKHVAVLERASLVTKEKRGREQIVRANHAGLQKARRLLDEYEVIWRQRSERIADLLAEAKPHASQPDAANQKPVKKQRKGST; encoded by the coding sequence ATGGTTGTAGATCAGTTGAGTGACGAAGCGGTGGACCGCCTGTTCCAGGCGTTCGCCGACTCGACCCGCCGGGACATCGTGCGCCGCGTGACGGTCGGGGAGTACTCCGTTTCCGGGCTCGCCGCGCTCTACGCCATGAGTTTCGCCGCCGTCCAGAAGCACGTGGCGGTGCTGGAACGCGCTTCCCTGGTGACCAAGGAAAAGCGCGGAAGGGAGCAGATTGTGCGGGCCAACCACGCCGGACTCCAGAAGGCCCGCAGGCTGCTCGACGAGTACGAAGTCATTTGGCGGCAGCGATCCGAGCGGATCGCGGACCTGCTTGCAGAAGCAAAACCCCACGCAAGCCAGCCGGATGCAGCCAACCAGAAGCCAGTGAAGAAGCAGAGGAAGGGTTCGACATGA
- a CDS encoding ATP-binding protein has translation MTVAEIQVDQRVIGIDSRRFASVEKALVELVTNSDDSYARLERTGAHASGRIDVRYERHHTGAVIMVSDQAEGMSFEQAGRILSYGGAHSPLARGEGDGRGYFGRGLKQAIFGLGHGWIETIQGGRFTRIDVFRGENGGYLYDDGGEDRRAFPADYARLGVDEAPDASGTRVTVVVDNPHVRITQYSTLLESLADNIYLRGVLGRRSIELEHGHPGTVEYHREPVRFREPPAALLLGPDLPGSVSFEGQEYPFVLTLKRATDTELTLKGDERTNGLIVLSGQAVLDCQLFDFENQVGTEYLFGAVRCDALIGMLGRGRAVISDEREGLNPRDPFVASFTRAVSRMLADAVQAEKEKLTHLERATTSGRTAEMIEQLLQHMNEAAVVDLGLETAPEPGPGLPSGDQPAALRFTTPFYYRPPGRPFHVSLLLDPSRLPDGGTLTFEVDLPDSIRMEPAPEPVAVAALGQTRRLEWAVTGERSGGRGEVTARAGDYWALCEIVIAEHASHRGAEQPPHPAATKEPAAQGPAAVGAAATPAAQQAAPQGTAHREGHRPVRDHGVDLFTGYEFRSLHNSADRAVYSSEERIVIINTAAPTVQLYVDGRGRFRDSARLLLAELFLDVIADELARRRAEQHGHGGDLGAFKSAKRDIIRRYGSDVHRTFMG, from the coding sequence ATGACGGTTGCCGAAATCCAAGTGGACCAGCGCGTGATTGGAATCGACTCGCGGCGCTTCGCCTCGGTGGAAAAGGCGCTGGTGGAGCTGGTCACCAACAGCGACGACAGCTACGCCCGCCTCGAACGAACCGGTGCGCACGCCAGCGGCCGGATCGACGTGCGGTACGAGCGGCACCATACCGGCGCGGTGATCATGGTCAGTGACCAGGCGGAGGGCATGTCCTTCGAACAGGCCGGCAGGATCCTCAGCTACGGCGGTGCGCACAGTCCCCTCGCGCGCGGCGAGGGCGACGGCCGGGGGTACTTCGGCCGCGGCCTCAAACAGGCGATCTTCGGCCTGGGCCACGGCTGGATCGAGACCATCCAGGGCGGCCGGTTCACCCGGATCGACGTCTTCCGCGGCGAGAACGGCGGTTATCTCTACGACGACGGCGGCGAGGACCGGCGCGCTTTCCCGGCAGACTATGCCCGGCTCGGCGTCGACGAAGCGCCTGACGCCAGCGGCACCCGGGTGACGGTCGTCGTCGACAATCCCCACGTCCGGATCACCCAGTACAGCACCCTGCTGGAGTCCCTTGCCGACAACATCTACCTGCGCGGAGTGCTGGGCCGCCGGAGCATCGAGCTGGAGCACGGGCACCCGGGAACGGTCGAATACCACCGCGAGCCGGTCCGGTTCCGGGAGCCGCCGGCGGCACTGCTGCTCGGCCCGGATCTGCCGGGCAGTGTCAGCTTTGAGGGCCAGGAGTACCCTTTCGTCCTCACGCTCAAACGCGCCACGGACACCGAACTGACACTCAAGGGCGACGAACGCACCAACGGCCTCATCGTCCTCTCCGGGCAGGCCGTCCTGGACTGCCAGCTGTTCGACTTCGAAAACCAGGTGGGCACTGAATACCTCTTCGGCGCGGTGCGCTGCGACGCCCTGATCGGCATGCTGGGCCGCGGCCGGGCGGTCATCAGCGACGAGCGCGAGGGCCTGAACCCCCGGGATCCCTTCGTAGCATCCTTCACCCGGGCCGTCAGCCGGATGCTCGCCGACGCGGTGCAGGCCGAGAAAGAGAAGCTCACGCATCTGGAGCGCGCCACCACCTCCGGCCGCACCGCAGAAATGATCGAACAGCTGCTGCAGCACATGAACGAGGCCGCCGTCGTTGACCTGGGGCTGGAGACCGCGCCGGAGCCCGGGCCCGGTCTCCCGTCCGGGGACCAACCCGCGGCGCTGCGCTTCACCACTCCGTTTTACTACCGTCCGCCGGGGCGCCCGTTCCATGTGTCGCTTCTGCTGGACCCGTCCCGTTTGCCCGACGGCGGCACGCTCACCTTCGAGGTGGACCTGCCCGACTCGATCAGGATGGAGCCCGCCCCGGAGCCGGTGGCCGTTGCCGCGCTGGGGCAGACGCGGCGGCTGGAGTGGGCCGTCACGGGGGAGCGGTCCGGCGGCCGGGGCGAAGTCACGGCCCGGGCCGGTGATTACTGGGCACTGTGCGAAATCGTCATCGCCGAGCACGCCTCGCACCGCGGCGCAGAGCAGCCGCCGCACCCGGCGGCCACCAAAGAACCGGCCGCCCAAGGACCGGCGGCCGTCGGCGCAGCTGCGACCCCTGCTGCGCAGCAGGCGGCGCCGCAGGGGACGGCGCACCGGGAGGGCCACCGCCCCGTCCGGGACCATGGCGTCGACCTCTTCACCGGGTATGAGTTCCGCAGCCTGCACAACAGTGCCGACCGGGCCGTCTACAGCAGCGAGGAACGGATAGTCATCATCAACACCGCGGCCCCCACGGTCCAGCTGTACGTCGACGGCCGCGGCCGATTCCGCGATTCAGCCCGGCTGTTGCTGGCAGAGCTCTTCCTGGACGTGATCGCGGACGAACTCGCCCGGCGCCGTGCGGAACAGCACGGGCACGGCGGAGACCTCGGAGCCTTTAAGAGCGCCAAGCGCGACATCATCCGCCGCTACGGGAGCGATGTCCACCGTACGTTTATGGGGTGA
- a CDS encoding aldo/keto reductase produces the protein MELTLNNGVTMPALGLGVFQSPPEQTTVAVEAALATGYRHIDTAAAYGNERQVGEGIHNSGLDRAEVFIETKVWVSDYGYDQTLHAWDKAAGKLGVDYLDLFILHQPAPDRFEKTIAAYKALETLLGDGRVRAIGVSNFMPHHLKQLLESTDVIPAVNQVELHPYFTQPDVQAADAGHGILTQAWSPIGGITFYPGWGEDRKNVMADATIGAIGQKHSKTPAQVMLRWHLQQGRSAIPKSTNPARIAENFDVFDFELSADELAGLDALHTGRRSGPDPDEAREERFAMVIPEA, from the coding sequence ATGGAACTCACACTCAACAACGGCGTCACGATGCCAGCCCTCGGCCTCGGCGTCTTCCAAAGCCCGCCAGAGCAGACCACTGTGGCGGTCGAGGCCGCCCTGGCCACCGGCTACCGGCACATCGACACTGCCGCCGCGTATGGCAACGAGCGGCAGGTTGGCGAAGGCATCCACAACTCCGGCCTGGACCGTGCGGAGGTGTTCATCGAGACCAAGGTCTGGGTTAGTGACTACGGCTACGACCAGACCCTGCACGCCTGGGACAAGGCGGCAGGCAAGCTCGGCGTCGACTACCTCGACCTGTTCATCCTGCACCAGCCCGCCCCTGACCGGTTCGAAAAAACCATCGCGGCCTACAAGGCGCTGGAAACCCTGCTCGGTGACGGACGCGTCCGGGCGATCGGTGTCAGCAACTTCATGCCGCACCACCTGAAGCAGCTGCTTGAGTCCACCGACGTCATCCCGGCCGTGAACCAGGTCGAGCTGCACCCCTACTTCACCCAGCCGGACGTACAGGCGGCCGACGCCGGGCACGGGATCCTCACCCAGGCCTGGTCGCCGATCGGAGGGATTACGTTCTACCCGGGGTGGGGCGAGGACCGCAAGAACGTGATGGCGGACGCCACGATCGGCGCCATCGGCCAGAAGCACAGCAAGACCCCTGCACAGGTGATGCTTCGGTGGCACCTTCAGCAGGGACGCTCAGCCATTCCGAAATCAACGAATCCGGCCCGCATCGCCGAGAACTTCGACGTGTTCGACTTCGAACTCAGCGCCGACGAACTCGCCGGCCTGGATGCGCTCCACACCGGCAGGCGGAGCGGCCCCGACCCCGACGAAGCCCGCGAGGAGCGCTTCGCCATGGTCATCCCCGAAGCCTGA
- a CDS encoding MFS transporter codes for MKPAPAIAPRPAAILAIILVSYFMILLDNSVIFTALPSLQAELRLSAGELSWVQDAYTLVFGGLLLLGARAGDLLGRRRTFVFGLLVFSIASLLIGLAPAGWWAITGRAIQGIGAAIVAPASLSLLTASFPEGRERTRAVALYGATAGIGASLGLVVGGALAHWISWRAGFFVNVPIGAAMTVLAPRFLPESDRARGRFDLFGTLSATFGLGALVFGIINTADAGWDSPVTLTAVSAGVVLLIVFVLIERRAAQPIMPLRLFGSRRRAGAYVARFLYLGAMIAFFFFTTLFLQEVLGFDPLQAGLGFLPMTAVNFAVAMSVPRLLGRMPGSIPLAAGILITLAGMFWLSRVGVGSGYQTGVALPMVLIGAGQGLAFAPLTSFGIIGAPVADAGAASGLVNTFHQVGTCLGLAIAVAAAATVPAGPTTAHLAAQVSAALSTGSVLLLLALVVTAALIVPADLAAQRRRTPRAAVPSPEAEPAR; via the coding sequence ATGAAACCTGCACCCGCGATCGCTCCCCGCCCCGCAGCGATCCTGGCGATCATCCTCGTCAGCTACTTCATGATCCTGCTGGACAACTCGGTCATTTTCACCGCTCTGCCAAGCCTGCAGGCAGAGCTGCGGCTGAGCGCCGGTGAACTGTCGTGGGTCCAGGATGCGTACACCCTGGTCTTTGGCGGCCTGCTGCTCCTCGGCGCCAGGGCCGGAGACCTGCTCGGCCGGCGCCGCACCTTCGTCTTCGGACTGCTGGTTTTCTCGATCGCGTCATTGCTGATCGGACTGGCACCAGCCGGATGGTGGGCCATCACCGGCCGCGCGATCCAGGGCATCGGCGCCGCGATCGTGGCGCCCGCTTCGCTCTCACTGCTCACGGCGAGCTTCCCGGAAGGACGGGAGCGCACCCGGGCGGTGGCGTTGTATGGCGCAACCGCAGGAATTGGCGCCAGCCTTGGCCTGGTGGTTGGCGGCGCGCTGGCGCACTGGATTTCCTGGCGCGCCGGGTTCTTCGTCAACGTGCCCATCGGCGCCGCGATGACAGTCCTTGCCCCGCGATTCCTCCCGGAATCGGACCGGGCCCGCGGCCGCTTTGACCTGTTCGGAACACTCAGCGCGACGTTCGGCCTCGGCGCCCTGGTGTTCGGCATCATCAACACCGCCGACGCCGGCTGGGACTCGCCTGTTACGCTCACGGCTGTCAGCGCCGGCGTCGTCCTGCTGATTGTGTTTGTCCTGATCGAACGCCGGGCTGCCCAGCCCATCATGCCGCTGCGCCTGTTCGGGAGCCGCCGCCGGGCCGGGGCCTACGTGGCCCGATTCCTGTATCTGGGCGCGATGATCGCGTTCTTCTTCTTTACCACCCTGTTCCTGCAGGAAGTGCTGGGCTTCGATCCGCTCCAGGCCGGCCTCGGGTTCCTGCCAATGACCGCGGTCAACTTCGCCGTCGCAATGAGCGTCCCCCGCTTGCTGGGCAGGATGCCGGGTTCGATTCCACTCGCGGCCGGCATCCTGATCACCCTCGCCGGGATGTTCTGGCTCAGCCGGGTCGGGGTCGGCTCCGGCTATCAGACCGGGGTGGCGCTGCCGATGGTCCTCATTGGCGCGGGCCAGGGGCTCGCGTTTGCGCCGCTGACCTCCTTCGGCATCATCGGCGCCCCCGTGGCCGACGCCGGCGCCGCCTCGGGGCTGGTGAACACCTTCCACCAGGTGGGCACCTGCCTGGGGCTTGCCATAGCGGTCGCGGCCGCGGCGACGGTCCCCGCCGGTCCCACTACCGCCCACTTGGCCGCGCAGGTCAGCGCCGCCCTCAGCACGGGCAGCGTCCTGCTGCTTCTCGCCCTTGTTGTCACCGCGGCCCTCATCGTGCCGGCGGACCTGGCGGCGCAACGGCGCAGGACACCCCGGGCGGCAGTGCCTTCACCTGAGGCCGAGCCTGCCCGCTGA